From a region of the Synechococcus sp. RS9916 genome:
- the crtD gene encoding C-3',4' desaturase CrtD → MEHDQDVIVIGGGIAGLTAAALLAHAGTRVTLLEAHHQLGGCAGTFRRGPYTFDVGATQVAGFEVGGSHARIFRHLQLPLPAAEQLDPGCVVDLADGSDPIRIWHEPTRWHQERLRQFPGSERFWALCAWLHRHNWSFAEQDPVLPVRSGWDLQRTLQAVGLGTLASAPFSLMTVADLLRLTGCAQQQRLRRFLDLQLRLYSQEPCERTAALYGATVLQMVQAPLGLWHLQGSMQVLSEQLAGAVRRDGGTIQLRQRVTQLERCDADGWRVHSQHPDGRRQSLHCNELISSLPPQCLPALTPMPEGYKQRINRLKAPSGALVLYGAVNRDCLPADCPAHLQRDGQDPGSLFVSISRDGDGRAPKGQATVIASVFTDPDRWVDLSETEHQERKASALQKMCSTLEHWLGFPSDAWNHVELSTPRAFAHWTGRPQGIVGGLGQHPSRFGPFGLASRTPMPDLWLCGDSIYPGEGTAGVSLSALMACQQLMAARGQSLTLR, encoded by the coding sequence ATGGAGCACGACCAGGACGTGATCGTGATCGGCGGTGGCATCGCCGGTCTCACCGCTGCCGCCCTGCTCGCCCATGCAGGCACCCGCGTGACCCTGCTCGAGGCGCATCACCAACTAGGCGGCTGCGCCGGTACGTTCCGGCGAGGGCCTTACACCTTTGATGTCGGCGCCACCCAGGTCGCAGGCTTTGAGGTCGGTGGCAGCCATGCGCGCATCTTCCGCCACCTGCAGTTGCCGCTCCCCGCTGCAGAGCAGCTCGATCCCGGCTGCGTTGTGGATCTCGCCGACGGCAGTGATCCGATCAGGATTTGGCACGAGCCGACCCGCTGGCACCAGGAACGGCTGCGGCAATTTCCTGGTTCAGAACGGTTCTGGGCCCTCTGTGCCTGGCTGCACCGCCACAACTGGTCGTTTGCCGAACAGGATCCAGTGCTACCGGTCCGCAGCGGCTGGGATCTCCAGCGCACCCTGCAAGCCGTCGGACTCGGCACCCTGGCCAGCGCCCCATTCAGTCTGATGACCGTAGCGGATCTGCTGCGACTCACCGGCTGCGCTCAGCAACAACGCCTGCGCCGCTTCCTCGACCTCCAGCTGCGGCTGTACTCCCAAGAGCCCTGTGAGCGCACCGCAGCGCTCTACGGCGCCACCGTGCTGCAAATGGTGCAAGCCCCCCTGGGGCTTTGGCATCTGCAGGGATCGATGCAGGTGTTGAGCGAGCAACTCGCCGGTGCGGTGCGCCGTGACGGAGGCACGATTCAACTGCGCCAGCGGGTCACCCAGCTGGAACGCTGCGACGCGGACGGATGGCGTGTGCACAGCCAACATCCCGATGGTCGTCGCCAGAGCTTGCACTGCAACGAGTTGATCAGCAGTCTTCCGCCCCAATGCCTGCCAGCGCTGACGCCGATGCCTGAGGGATACAAGCAGCGCATCAACAGGTTGAAAGCACCGAGCGGTGCACTGGTGCTTTACGGCGCGGTGAATCGTGATTGCTTGCCTGCTGACTGCCCCGCCCACCTGCAACGGGATGGGCAGGATCCTGGCTCCCTGTTCGTGTCCATCAGCCGAGATGGAGATGGTCGTGCCCCGAAAGGTCAAGCCACCGTGATCGCCAGTGTGTTCACCGACCCAGATCGATGGGTTGATCTATCGGAAACGGAACACCAGGAACGCAAGGCCAGCGCGCTGCAGAAGATGTGCAGCACGCTCGAGCATTGGCTCGGCTTCCCGTCAGACGCCTGGAATCACGTCGAGCTCTCCACCCCCAGGGCCTTTGCCCACTGGACCGGACGGCCCCAGGGAATCGTTGGTGGGCTCGGCCAACACCCCAGCCGCTTTGGCCCCTTTGGCCTCGCCAGCCGCACGCCGATGCCTGACCTCTGGCTCTGCGGTGATTCGATCTACCCCGGAGAAGGCACTGCCGGAGTCAGCCTGTCGGCGCTGATGGCCTGCCAACAGCTAATGGCCGCGCGGGGACAATCGTTGACCCTCCGCTAA
- a CDS encoding prephenate/arogenate dehydrogenase, with amino-acid sequence MQHVATGTTALPATVGLVGLGLIGGSLGLDLQALGCRVRGVAHRQETADRALERGLVQAVSTDPQTLQGCELVILALPLERLLDPDPALVAALPQDAVVTDVGSVKGAVLETWGALHPHFVASHPMAGTAESGVEAGLHHLFRGRPWVATPCPSTDMAALAMVEAVARALGSHWLVAEAERHDQAVALISHVPVLVSAALLQAVGSERDPSVLALARQLASSGFADTTRVGGGNPQLGTAMAARNTAAVLRGLAAYRWSLEQLEEAILESNWEQLESVLNHTKALRPEFL; translated from the coding sequence ATGCAGCACGTGGCCACTGGCACAACGGCACTGCCTGCAACGGTCGGGCTGGTGGGGCTTGGCTTAATCGGTGGGTCCCTTGGCCTTGATCTTCAGGCGCTCGGTTGCCGTGTTCGAGGGGTGGCTCACCGGCAGGAGACGGCGGATCGCGCCCTAGAACGCGGATTGGTGCAAGCGGTCAGTACGGATCCGCAAACTCTCCAGGGTTGTGAGCTGGTGATTCTTGCTTTGCCGTTGGAGCGTCTGCTGGATCCAGACCCCGCTCTTGTCGCGGCGCTCCCACAGGATGCCGTGGTGACCGATGTGGGATCGGTGAAGGGGGCTGTGCTGGAGACATGGGGCGCCTTGCATCCTCACTTTGTGGCCAGTCATCCGATGGCCGGTACAGCGGAATCCGGTGTGGAAGCCGGCCTCCATCACCTGTTCCGGGGACGTCCCTGGGTGGCGACTCCCTGTCCCAGCACTGATATGGCGGCTCTCGCCATGGTGGAAGCGGTTGCCCGCGCGCTGGGCAGTCACTGGTTGGTGGCGGAAGCTGAGCGCCACGACCAGGCCGTGGCCTTGATTTCCCATGTGCCGGTGTTGGTCAGTGCGGCGTTGCTGCAAGCGGTGGGATCGGAGCGGGATCCCTCCGTGCTGGCGTTGGCCCGACAACTGGCCTCCAGCGGCTTCGCCGATACAACCCGCGTTGGCGGTGGCAATCCTCAGTTGGGTACGGCGATGGCCGCGCGCAACACCGCCGCCGTTCTGCGCGGTTTGGCTGCCTACCGCTGGAGCCTGGAACAGCTGGAAGAGGCGATTTTGGAGTCCAATTGGGAGCAGTTAGAGAGCGTGCTGAATCACACCAAGGCGTTGCGTCCTGAGTTCCTCTGA